A region from the Sorex araneus isolate mSorAra2 chromosome 6, mSorAra2.pri, whole genome shotgun sequence genome encodes:
- the LOC129405777 gene encoding 40S ribosomal protein S12-like, protein MAEGGAAAGGAMGVKTALQEVLNTALIRDGLTRGIREAAKALAKRQAHPCVLASNCDEPMYVKLVEALCAERQVNLIKVDDNKKLGEWVGLCKIDREGKPRKEVGCSCVVVKDYGKESQAKDVIEEYFKCKK, encoded by the coding sequence ATGGCCGAGGGAGGCGCTGCTGCTGGAGGTGCAATGGGCGTGAAGACTGCGCTGCAAGAGGTGCTGAATACCGCCCTCATCCGCGATGGCCTCACACGTGGCATCCGCGAAGCCGCCAAAGCCCTAGCCAAGCGCCAAGCCCATCCTTGTGTGCTTGCATCCAACTGCGATGAGCCTATGTATGTCAAGTTGGTGGAGGCACTTTGTGCTGAACGCCAGGTCAACCTAATTAAGGTTGATGACAACAAGAAGCTAGGGGAATGGGTCGGCCTCTGTAAAATTGACAGAGAAGGGAAACCCCGTAAAGAGGTTGGCTGCAGTTGTGTTGTAGTTAAGGACTATGGCAAAGAATCACAGGCCAAGGATGTCATCGAGGAATACTTCAAATGCAAGAAATAA